In the genome of Acidobacteriota bacterium, one region contains:
- a CDS encoding protein-glutamate O-methyltransferase CheR yields the protein MQQFDSGPLSLNILSDSEFRLFRDLIYEQCGVSLGVEKRSFLESRLRRRMDQLGVTSGYEYYCMITAPQGRSQELLALLDSLMICETSFFRNQPQFDLLREVVLPEIVSKKEKSATRLLRVWSAGCSTGQEPYSAVMTLLETLPDRDSWAIRVFASDLSFTALERAQCGLYRADQLRGVDPDSVAKYFRQENGHYVMSEAVRKRVIFDYHNLKNDNGLRGLDIVFCRNVMIYFDAEEQRRLVNRFANCLVPGGFLFLGHAESLQGLSTRFAMVHRNKGIAYRLEG from the coding sequence ATGCAACAGTTCGACTCGGGGCCGCTCAGCCTGAACATTTTGTCTGACAGCGAGTTCAGGCTGTTCAGGGACCTTATCTACGAGCAGTGTGGTGTCAGCCTCGGTGTCGAGAAACGATCGTTTCTGGAATCCAGGTTAAGACGCCGAATGGATCAACTCGGGGTTACGAGCGGGTATGAATACTACTGCATGATCACCGCGCCGCAGGGCAGGTCGCAGGAGCTGCTCGCGCTTCTGGACTCACTGATGATCTGCGAGACCTCGTTCTTTAGAAACCAGCCGCAGTTCGACTTATTGCGAGAGGTAGTGCTGCCCGAGATTGTCTCGAAGAAAGAGAAGAGCGCGACCCGCCTTCTGCGCGTGTGGAGCGCTGGGTGCTCGACAGGACAGGAGCCCTATAGCGCAGTAATGACGCTGCTGGAAACATTGCCCGATCGAGACTCGTGGGCCATTCGCGTCTTTGCGTCGGACCTGTCATTCACCGCGCTCGAGCGGGCGCAGTGCGGCTTGTATCGCGCCGACCAGTTGAGGGGAGTCGATCCGGACTCTGTTGCGAAATACTTTCGGCAGGAGAACGGGCACTACGTGATGAGCGAGGCAGTCAGGAAGCGCGTGATATTCGACTATCACAACCTGAAGAACGACAACGGGCTTCGCGGACTCGACATAGTCTTTTGCCGAAATGTGATGATTTACTTCGACGCCGAAGAGCAGCGCAGGCTGGTCAATCGATTTGCGAATTGCCTGGTGCCGGGCGGTTTCCTGTTCCTGGGGCACGCGGAAAGCCTTCAGGGCTTATCAACCAGATTCGCAATGGTGCATCGCAACAAGGGCATCGCCTACAGGCTCGAAGGATAA
- a CDS encoding chemotaxis protein CheW — MPARRQLVVFKVGGEEFAVDIMLTSEVVLMREITPVPETERYVEGVMNLRGNLVPVLDFRKRLRALETPIPTDQRIIIAKLDGRTAGLIVDGASEVIRVSDEMLEPVPDLISEIGAGYVEGVVKINDRFITLIDLRKALSDEIVAELDVVIEFLSRRREQLATASSF; from the coding sequence TTGCCAGCAAGACGACAATTGGTGGTGTTCAAAGTCGGCGGAGAAGAATTCGCCGTTGACATCATGCTCACCAGCGAGGTTGTGCTGATGCGCGAGATAACGCCAGTCCCCGAGACCGAGCGTTATGTCGAAGGTGTAATGAATCTCAGAGGGAACCTCGTGCCTGTACTTGACTTCAGAAAGCGGCTTCGCGCTCTCGAAACGCCAATACCCACGGACCAGCGGATAATCATCGCGAAGCTCGACGGCCGGACGGCGGGATTAATAGTCGACGGCGCATCCGAGGTGATACGGGTTAGCGACGAAATGCTTGAGCCCGTGCCCGACCTTATTTCGGAGATCGGCGCCGGCTACGTCGAGGGCGTGGTCAAGATCAACGATAGATTCATCACGCTGATTGATCTGAGAAAGGCCCTATCCGATGAGATCGTTGCCGAACTGGACGTAGTAATTGAATTCTTGTCCCGTAGAAGAGAGCAGCTCGCAACCGCGTCATCGTTTTGA
- a CDS encoding methyl-accepting chemotaxis protein, translated as MDSNQKRHSAPPHGLDARSTLGKVGLKALDVKLGGLAVTLAFLFGAAAYVSTYLSFEGSAAEPSALLSRASTVNAATAALLSLVTVFVAGLVVARRITSSLEKFSHATREASAGNLDVRVDAFTSPVFEELARSFNAMMDRMSETARSEAGQKQSLLAIIKAVEGSGDAIAVADSTTEGTYYNKKFTELFGYNVQELDAAASKALLYVDPGVAREVSEAVSNGASWSGEIEMRARSGRIIPVALRSDAIKDESGRVTGHIEIHTDITERKRAELLQSALYRVAEMTSSTDDMQAFFKAVHRIVGELMYAGNFFIALYDEAAHMVSFPYYVDEVDDPPQPRKLRRGMTEHVLRTGAALLAPRENLQAMIGTGEIEVIGTLPVAWLGIPLKAGDETLGVLAVQSYTESVRFGETEKDVLTFVSQHIASALNRRRAEEALRQSEEKYRTILESIEDGYFEVDLRGNFTFFNGPVCKMLGYEAEELMGMNNRQFMDPDVAQQVYQEFSRVARTGEATRGFSYEVVAKDGTKRVVESSVSLKRDASGKPDGFRGIKRDVTARRLAEESLERNLKEFLTMVSSVSEGDLTKRGGETDNTLGRVIQSVNKMLDDFSLMLTEVKQIGLSVSSSATEILAAAEQIAVGSQRQADEITNTSSAVEEMAASMNQVSKNADASADAARRALDKAEHGDKSVRDTSEAMSRIDSAVQQTAEKMRLLGIRSSEISEIIDLIDEIAAQTNLLALNAAIEAAHAGEAGLGFSVVADEIRKLAERSARATRDVGNLIKSIQNETSEALTAMEAGMKEVRGGSYLACEASTALREISEAVRQSSELIEEISAASEEQARVTSNVAGAMQTISSITLETSAGAHQTAQTIEGMVGLADRLNKAISQFKVKDDYIHPFSYDLPGSSGNRGNGTTIARYPHGD; from the coding sequence ATGGATTCAAATCAAAAACGGCACAGTGCGCCTCCCCATGGTCTTGATGCTCGCTCGACACTCGGCAAGGTTGGTCTGAAGGCCCTGGACGTCAAGCTAGGGGGCTTAGCGGTGACGCTGGCGTTTCTGTTCGGCGCGGCCGCATACGTGTCTACTTATCTGAGTTTCGAAGGCTCGGCCGCAGAACCGAGTGCTCTACTATCAAGGGCCTCGACGGTCAATGCTGCGACGGCGGCTCTCCTTTCACTTGTGACGGTGTTTGTAGCCGGTCTCGTAGTCGCGAGGCGCATCACAAGCAGTCTGGAGAAGTTCAGTCACGCAACTAGAGAAGCATCGGCTGGAAACCTCGATGTCCGCGTAGATGCTTTTACCAGTCCGGTGTTCGAAGAGCTGGCGCGAAGCTTTAATGCGATGATGGACCGAATGAGCGAGACAGCGCGCTCTGAGGCGGGGCAAAAACAATCGCTTCTCGCGATCATTAAGGCGGTCGAAGGCTCGGGGGACGCAATTGCTGTCGCCGACTCCACCACCGAGGGCACCTACTACAACAAGAAGTTCACCGAGCTTTTCGGCTACAACGTCCAAGAGCTGGATGCCGCGGCCAGCAAAGCACTCCTCTACGTCGATCCCGGCGTTGCGCGAGAGGTCTCTGAAGCCGTCAGTAACGGCGCATCCTGGTCGGGAGAGATCGAGATGCGCGCTCGAAGCGGCAGGATCATACCTGTGGCCTTGCGTTCCGACGCGATAAAAGATGAGAGCGGTCGAGTGACAGGCCACATTGAGATTCACACGGACATTACGGAGCGCAAACGCGCAGAATTGCTCCAGTCGGCGCTCTACCGTGTTGCTGAGATGACCAGCTCGACAGATGATATGCAGGCTTTCTTCAAGGCAGTCCACCGTATCGTTGGGGAGCTAATGTATGCCGGAAACTTTTTCATTGCGCTTTACGATGAAGCAGCTCATATGGTGAGCTTTCCCTATTACGTTGATGAAGTCGACGACCCGCCTCAACCGCGAAAGCTCAGGAGGGGGATGACCGAACACGTGTTGCGCACCGGGGCGGCGCTACTGGCTCCGCGCGAAAACTTGCAGGCGATGATAGGGACTGGTGAAATCGAGGTCATCGGAACGCTTCCCGTCGCCTGGCTGGGCATTCCCCTCAAAGCAGGGGACGAAACGCTAGGTGTTCTCGCGGTCCAGAGTTACACAGAGAGCGTTAGGTTTGGTGAGACCGAGAAGGATGTCTTGACCTTCGTCTCGCAGCATATCGCCAGCGCGCTCAATCGCAGGCGCGCTGAAGAAGCGCTGAGACAAAGCGAGGAAAAGTATCGGACCATCCTCGAAAGCATCGAAGACGGATACTTCGAAGTTGATCTCAGAGGCAACTTCACTTTTTTCAATGGCCCAGTATGCAAGATGCTCGGGTATGAGGCCGAAGAGTTGATGGGAATGAACAACCGCCAGTTCATGGATCCCGACGTTGCCCAGCAGGTCTATCAAGAGTTCAGCAGGGTAGCTCGAACCGGGGAAGCCACCCGCGGCTTCTCCTATGAGGTAGTCGCGAAAGACGGAACGAAGAGAGTCGTTGAGTCTTCCGTTTCTCTCAAGCGCGATGCTTCGGGCAAGCCCGACGGCTTTCGCGGAATCAAACGTGACGTAACCGCAAGACGACTGGCCGAAGAAAGCCTCGAGCGCAACCTCAAAGAGTTTCTGACTATGGTCTCTTCGGTGTCCGAAGGTGATCTGACAAAACGCGGCGGTGAAACCGACAACACCCTCGGAAGAGTCATCCAGTCTGTAAACAAAATGCTCGACGATTTCAGCCTTATGCTTACCGAAGTCAAACAGATCGGGCTCTCTGTCTCGTCGAGCGCGACGGAGATACTAGCCGCGGCAGAGCAAATCGCGGTCGGGTCGCAACGACAAGCGGACGAAATAACCAATACATCAAGCGCAGTGGAAGAGATGGCGGCGTCGATGAATCAGGTTTCGAAGAATGCAGATGCTTCGGCTGACGCGGCGCGCCGCGCACTCGATAAGGCCGAACACGGAGACAAATCCGTTCGCGACACATCGGAAGCAATGTCGAGGATCGATTCCGCCGTCCAGCAAACGGCGGAGAAGATGCGGCTGCTCGGCATTCGCAGTTCCGAGATATCGGAGATCATCGACTTGATCGACGAGATCGCCGCCCAAACCAATCTGCTCGCGCTGAATGCCGCAATCGAAGCGGCACATGCTGGAGAGGCCGGCCTGGGGTTTAGCGTTGTGGCGGACGAGATCAGAAAACTGGCAGAAAGATCGGCGCGCGCCACCCGCGATGTAGGGAACCTCATCAAGTCGATTCAAAACGAGACCTCGGAAGCGCTCACTGCCATGGAGGCCGGGATGAAAGAGGTCCGGGGCGGGAGCTACCTTGCCTGCGAGGCAAGCACCGCGCTTCGAGAAATCTCAGAGGCCGTGCGCCAGTCATCGGAGCTGATCGAGGAAATCTCAGCGGCATCGGAAGAACAGGCGCGGGTGACGAGCAATGTGGCCGGAGCGATGCAGACCATATCGAGCATTACGCTTGAAACATCCGCCGGCGCTCACCAAACCGCGCAAACGATCGAGGGAATGGTGGGGCTCGCAGACCGGCTGAACAAGGCAATCTCGCAGTTCAAAGTGAAGGACGACTATATTCACCCGTTTTCGTACGATCTGCCCGGCTCGTCAGGGAACCGTGGAAACGGGACCACAATCGCACGCTATCCACACGGCGACTGA
- a CDS encoding MBL fold metallo-hydrolase produces the protein MGLYIRQLLAGRDFARADYFASQMANFVYLVGDDELKVSMVVDPAWDIPGIIEFADYEGMGLDGALVTHYHPDHVGGNIFGHDIAGLADFIAMRPVKVHVNEVESEGVKTVTGLSDSDLEKHHGGDDISIGNVKVKLLHTPGHTPGSQCFLAASALISGDTLFIGGCGRVDLPGGNPEDMYHSLTQVLAKLPEETLVYPGHNYAAKPTSTIGDEKKENYCLKIRSFEGWKSLMGEP, from the coding sequence ATGGGCTTATACATTAGACAGCTTCTCGCAGGCCGCGATTTTGCGAGAGCGGACTATTTCGCTTCGCAGATGGCCAACTTCGTCTACCTTGTCGGAGACGATGAGCTGAAGGTGTCCATGGTTGTGGACCCCGCCTGGGACATTCCGGGTATCATAGAGTTCGCCGACTACGAAGGCATGGGACTGGATGGGGCCCTGGTGACGCATTACCATCCCGACCACGTAGGCGGAAATATCTTCGGCCACGACATCGCCGGCCTTGCCGATTTCATCGCGATGCGGCCAGTCAAGGTTCACGTAAACGAAGTGGAGAGTGAAGGGGTAAAAACAGTCACCGGTCTTTCCGATTCCGACCTTGAAAAGCACCACGGTGGCGATGATATCTCCATCGGCAACGTCAAAGTGAAGTTACTTCATACACCCGGGCACACGCCCGGCAGCCAGTGCTTTCTCGCGGCTTCTGCGCTGATCTCGGGCGATACCTTGTTCATCGGGGGATGCGGACGTGTCGATCTTCCTGGCGGCAACCCCGAGGACATGTACCATTCGCTGACGCAGGTCCTGGCCAAACTCCCAGAGGAAACGCTTGTTTATCCAGGGCACAACTACGCTGCGAAGCCCACGAGCACAATCGGCGACGAAAAAAAAGAGAACTATTGTCTAAAGATCAGAAGCTTTGAAGGCTGGAAGAGTCTAATGGGTGAGCCGTAG
- a CDS encoding sigma-54 dependent transcriptional regulator: MRDINQRILIVEDEAPMCELLTSFFSEKAYTVDTAQDGEHAVARLQEQDYALVITDIKLPGMSGLELLARIRVDWPEVAVVIMTAFSSISSAVEAMKLGAEDYIGKPFQLDELGITVEKALERRSLRREVKELRAEVRGRYNFSNIVGRSKPMQQLFEVIKRIAARRDASALITGSTGTGKELVARAIHYNSDRRDAPFMPINCSAIPDTLLESELFGHQKGAFTGAHETRRGLIEEAQGGTVFLDEINTLSPSLQVKLLRVLQERVVRRVGGRENIQIDIRLVSASNEELEEVVKRGEFRQDLFYRLNVVPVRLPDLKDRREDIPLLLHHFLQKFALQHSEPTSRFANEAMRVLMTHEWPGNVRELENAVEHALTMGSGEILLPEDLPVSVTAPERDIVHEATLDGVSLAEVERRYIIRVLEKMGGHQIKTSRVLGIDRRTLYRRLRQYGYAGRLRSEEEEEMDDAVTEGTARATAWPV, from the coding sequence ATGAGGGACATTAATCAGCGTATCTTAATTGTCGAAGATGAAGCTCCAATGTGCGAGCTTCTCACATCGTTCTTTTCGGAAAAAGCGTACACCGTGGATACGGCTCAGGATGGCGAACACGCCGTAGCTCGCCTTCAGGAACAGGATTACGCGCTCGTCATAACGGACATCAAGCTGCCCGGGATGAGCGGACTCGAATTACTGGCGAGAATTCGGGTCGATTGGCCCGAAGTGGCCGTCGTCATCATGACTGCCTTCAGCTCAATCTCCTCGGCAGTCGAAGCCATGAAGCTCGGCGCCGAAGATTATATCGGCAAGCCCTTTCAGCTCGACGAACTAGGCATCACAGTCGAGAAGGCTTTGGAGCGGCGCAGCCTCCGTCGCGAAGTGAAAGAGCTTCGAGCCGAGGTGCGGGGGCGATACAACTTCTCCAACATCGTTGGCCGCAGCAAACCTATGCAGCAGCTTTTCGAAGTGATAAAGCGAATTGCTGCCCGTCGAGACGCTTCCGCTTTGATAACCGGGTCCACTGGAACCGGAAAGGAGCTGGTCGCGCGTGCGATTCACTACAACTCGGATCGCCGGGACGCTCCGTTCATGCCCATAAACTGCTCCGCGATCCCCGACACCCTGCTTGAGTCTGAATTGTTCGGCCATCAAAAAGGCGCCTTCACCGGAGCACACGAGACCAGACGTGGTTTGATTGAAGAAGCGCAGGGCGGCACCGTATTCCTGGATGAGATCAACACGCTTTCGCCGAGTCTTCAAGTGAAACTTTTGCGAGTCTTGCAGGAGCGTGTCGTAAGGAGGGTTGGCGGGCGTGAGAACATCCAGATTGATATTAGACTCGTGTCTGCCAGCAACGAGGAGCTTGAAGAAGTAGTCAAACGCGGCGAGTTTCGTCAGGATCTATTTTACCGCCTCAACGTCGTGCCAGTGCGACTCCCAGACTTGAAGGACCGCCGTGAAGACATTCCGCTTCTCCTCCACCACTTCTTGCAGAAGTTCGCGCTTCAGCACAGCGAGCCTACCAGCCGGTTTGCGAATGAGGCGATGCGAGTTCTGATGACTCACGAATGGCCTGGCAACGTTAGAGAACTGGAGAACGCGGTCGAGCACGCGCTCACGATGGGAAGCGGCGAGATTCTGTTGCCCGAGGACTTGCCCGTCAGCGTCACTGCGCCTGAGCGCGACATAGTGCATGAAGCAACGCTTGACGGCGTCTCGCTCGCCGAGGTTGAACGCCGCTACATCATCCGAGTGCTCGAGAAGATGGGCGGTCATCAAATCAAAACTTCAAGAGTGCTCGGAATAGATCGGCGCACGCTCTATCGCCGCCTACGCCAATATGGTTATGCCGGCCGGCTGCGAAGCGAGGAAGAAGAAGAGATGGACGACGCGGTGACAGAAGGTACAGCGCGGGCCACAGCGTGGCCAGTATGA
- a CDS encoding histidine kinase dimerization/phospho-acceptor domain-containing protein yields MPTGIDNSTVDRMGSTSANGTPGSPVEYLLTTVLDAVSEGISVHSATGEILWVNKNLCDIYSKSFSELKGSSCQQAFHGEHSTCPHEQVLATGSVVKLDGEVNLSGRILFVTIEPLLDERGGTCGFIRLLRDVTGERRAQQQLLKAERYASLGQILSGIAHDIGTPLNVISGYTEFLLMRTKPDGQNYKELSAILNQTRRIASMVGQALDLAHPPQGRADAIEINTLLSDALTLVGHYLHKTKVKAGLTCRISPPLVYGEAPQLRQAFFNLLLNAGQEVGPGGRLEVVVDEAPERPGFLAVALAGTEAGGVGHDFSQSLGCFLGAQSEAATVGVGLSLAKEVLNAAGARVAFSGSGERGISLVIYLPVNPGSPA; encoded by the coding sequence ATGCCAACTGGTATAGACAACTCAACCGTAGATCGTATGGGCTCGACTTCCGCGAACGGCACTCCCGGATCTCCGGTGGAGTATCTGTTGACCACTGTCCTTGACGCAGTCTCTGAGGGCATTAGCGTCCACTCGGCAACCGGTGAAATCCTGTGGGTGAACAAGAACCTTTGCGACATATACTCCAAGTCGTTTTCTGAACTGAAGGGCTCTAGTTGCCAGCAAGCCTTTCATGGGGAACATTCGACTTGCCCACACGAGCAAGTTCTAGCGACAGGGTCGGTGGTCAAACTAGACGGTGAAGTGAACTTGTCCGGGAGAATACTGTTCGTGACCATCGAGCCGCTACTTGACGAACGCGGCGGCACGTGTGGATTTATAAGATTGCTGCGCGACGTTACCGGTGAACGCCGCGCACAGCAACAGTTACTGAAGGCAGAGCGGTATGCTAGCTTGGGTCAAATACTCTCTGGAATTGCGCATGATATTGGCACTCCCCTCAACGTCATATCGGGCTACACCGAGTTCCTACTGATGCGAACGAAACCGGACGGTCAAAACTACAAGGAACTCTCGGCCATACTTAATCAAACCAGGCGTATAGCATCAATGGTCGGACAAGCGCTCGATCTTGCGCACCCTCCGCAAGGCCGGGCCGACGCAATTGAGATCAACACCTTGCTGTCGGACGCGCTCACCCTGGTGGGGCACTATCTACACAAGACAAAGGTGAAAGCTGGCCTCACTTGCAGAATAAGCCCTCCGCTGGTATATGGAGAAGCGCCGCAGTTGAGGCAGGCGTTCTTCAACCTCTTGCTTAACGCCGGTCAGGAAGTCGGACCCGGAGGCAGGCTTGAGGTGGTAGTTGATGAAGCCCCTGAGAGGCCCGGATTTCTGGCCGTGGCGTTGGCGGGAACCGAGGCCGGCGGAGTCGGGCACGACTTCTCACAATCTCTTGGCTGTTTCCTTGGCGCGCAGAGTGAAGCAGCAACTGTAGGTGTCGGCCTATCGCTTGCAAAGGAGGTACTGAACGCGGCGGGCGCGAGAGTAGCTTTCAGCGGGTCGGGGGAACGAGGCATCTCGCTTGTGATCTATTTGCCTGTGAATCCTGGTAGCCCGGCATAG
- a CDS encoding sigma 54-interacting transcriptional regulator encodes MRARVILLSAEGRTAVEISQSIGSHPSNIKKWIRKFNKDGVEGISTKKRGPQGGPRPKFTSSQIEEMLSLAGMSPSQVGYGFKEWTPQKLATAAMERGIVDRISHVTVRQMLKRQSTNGAAKTLAPALPHVAETGLASDMTKFQLGEAALAQSRYEAAAEYLYAALAEGGATPENEAVTRSLLSKALEELSKYEEAHSVIGKYDDPRMVTSLSPRTRARVRLRLGWVNSFLRNHPKAIAGLNEARRLFLEQGDDLGMSEAHYALGRTYIEINEFRIARDHLVTAASFQKTALDRELLAQIYRRLGTADFFEGSFSSSKEHYMKAVALAEGATNPNLIGTILVDLGTTLMESDPGKNQESVRYIERGIGYLEKGGGHKDYLASAYNNLGDLFRDLGLWEEAIKNIDKAIDIAQRYTKPSYEATGCITLAEILCARGQFADAEAHLKKSLALLEGSGDRWLESNALRILATVHRGTGRVDLALKTLRETMQLSTSIGDLHGVTLAMVGLAEFHISQGGHEQAGEYLELAQGRLKEEMYLPVSGLIQRLTGQLEASSGRLAEAKQHIAQSVSIFTTTEIPCELARSYYEMGLLLGKAHDLKGAESNLLQAKAIFEKLGAEPDLELTRRALALGAKAEDLPQASRVSTTNDVLLMQRLIEASASRELLVQELAAVIYENLSVRAVIICRVEDKGRPEPLAAQGASRTEAETLCATLDASTEESITHLADGYLIRLGDSVNPPIVVYIRANGSLDVGRLQPLLRQAELGLETCSLRAAARGGTTRRLGQRVQTIMPGFIVASPSMLDVIDKIYKIRTSDVTVLITGESGTGKELVARHIHNQSARPRAIFLPFNCTAAPKEIIDSQLFGHRRGAFTGATTNYPGIIKAADGGTLFLDEIGDLLLEVQPKLMRFLQEGEIQPLGETKPLRVDVRILAATNTDLERAVEDGRFREDLFHRLNIIRIHVPPLRERREEVPVLAAHFLEHFSSRAGKQPLTMTQEAIDALTEHDWPGNVRQLRNEIERVVAYAMDGARISTEDLSPEVIHPRKQAGSDRSRWGAERTPSVVGNNRQGRGTNGSGLRDQPAEGTRLKLKQATAVLERQLIQEALVRNRNNLSRTAIDLGLSRRGLRLKLAQLGIQKEVPA; translated from the coding sequence GTGCGAGCGCGTGTCATTCTGCTTTCCGCTGAGGGCAGAACCGCGGTGGAGATTAGTCAGTCGATTGGCTCTCATCCTTCCAACATCAAGAAGTGGATTCGCAAGTTCAACAAAGACGGGGTGGAAGGGATATCTACAAAGAAGCGCGGTCCGCAGGGTGGACCTAGACCGAAGTTTACATCCTCTCAGATCGAAGAAATGCTTAGCCTGGCCGGCATGTCACCCTCTCAGGTGGGCTACGGATTCAAAGAATGGACTCCCCAGAAGCTGGCCACGGCTGCGATGGAGCGGGGAATAGTCGATCGCATAAGCCACGTGACCGTAAGGCAGATGCTGAAGAGACAAAGCACAAACGGCGCGGCAAAGACGCTGGCGCCTGCCTTGCCGCACGTAGCTGAGACCGGACTAGCCAGCGATATGACGAAGTTTCAGCTGGGAGAAGCCGCACTAGCGCAATCCCGCTACGAAGCCGCCGCGGAGTATTTGTACGCCGCGCTTGCCGAGGGCGGCGCGACTCCCGAGAACGAAGCGGTGACCCGCTCGCTTCTGAGTAAAGCGCTCGAGGAGTTGAGCAAGTACGAAGAGGCCCACAGTGTCATCGGGAAGTACGACGATCCGCGAATGGTCACTTCGCTGTCGCCACGAACGCGTGCTCGCGTCAGGCTTCGCCTGGGCTGGGTCAACAGCTTCCTGAGAAACCATCCTAAAGCGATTGCCGGGCTGAATGAGGCCAGGCGACTCTTCCTCGAGCAGGGTGATGACCTCGGGATGAGCGAGGCTCATTACGCGCTCGGCCGCACCTACATCGAGATAAACGAATTCAGAATTGCCAGGGACCACCTGGTGACGGCGGCAAGCTTTCAAAAGACCGCTTTAGACCGCGAGCTCCTCGCTCAAATATATCGTCGACTCGGCACTGCGGATTTCTTTGAGGGCTCATTTTCAAGCTCGAAAGAGCATTATATGAAAGCGGTCGCGTTGGCCGAGGGAGCCACGAATCCGAACCTGATTGGAACCATTTTGGTAGACCTGGGCACAACTTTAATGGAGAGCGACCCTGGAAAGAACCAGGAATCCGTCAGGTATATTGAGCGTGGAATAGGATACCTTGAAAAGGGCGGCGGCCATAAAGATTACTTAGCAAGTGCCTACAATAATCTAGGTGATTTATTTCGTGACTTGGGATTATGGGAAGAGGCTATAAAGAACATCGATAAAGCGATAGACATTGCCCAGCGCTATACGAAACCAAGTTATGAAGCTACCGGTTGTATCACACTCGCGGAAATCCTCTGCGCCAGAGGTCAATTTGCAGACGCGGAGGCGCACCTAAAGAAAAGCCTCGCCTTATTAGAAGGGAGTGGAGACAGATGGCTGGAAAGTAATGCGCTACGAATCCTAGCCACTGTTCATAGAGGCACCGGGCGAGTAGATCTGGCGCTTAAGACTCTCCGGGAGACGATGCAGCTTTCAACGTCTATAGGTGACCTGCACGGTGTAACTCTGGCGATGGTCGGGCTGGCAGAGTTTCACATCTCGCAGGGCGGTCACGAACAGGCCGGAGAATATCTCGAACTGGCGCAGGGCCGATTGAAGGAAGAAATGTACCTGCCGGTGTCGGGGTTGATCCAGAGATTAACAGGTCAGCTCGAGGCTTCGTCAGGGCGGCTTGCCGAAGCCAAACAGCACATCGCGCAAAGCGTATCGATCTTCACCACGACCGAGATTCCCTGCGAGCTAGCTCGGAGCTATTACGAGATGGGGCTGTTGCTGGGAAAAGCGCACGACCTCAAAGGCGCGGAATCGAACCTGCTTCAAGCCAAGGCGATTTTTGAAAAGCTAGGCGCTGAGCCCGATTTAGAGTTAACGAGAAGGGCTCTGGCGTTGGGTGCAAAGGCAGAGGATCTTCCACAGGCATCGCGAGTCTCGACGACCAACGATGTTCTGTTGATGCAGAGGCTCATCGAGGCTTCAGCGTCCCGCGAGCTTCTAGTGCAGGAGCTAGCGGCAGTTATTTATGAGAACCTCTCAGTCCGCGCGGTTATTATCTGCCGAGTAGAGGACAAAGGGCGCCCGGAACCGCTGGCTGCGCAAGGCGCGAGTCGTACCGAAGCTGAAACGCTGTGCGCGACATTGGATGCTTCGACAGAGGAGAGCATCACCCATTTGGCCGACGGATATCTCATAAGGCTCGGCGACAGTGTTAACCCTCCGATAGTTGTTTACATTCGAGCAAACGGTTCGCTGGATGTCGGAAGACTGCAGCCGCTATTGAGGCAGGCAGAACTTGGGCTTGAAACGTGTTCGCTTCGCGCGGCCGCTCGTGGAGGCACGACTAGACGTCTGGGACAACGCGTACAGACCATAATGCCCGGCTTCATCGTTGCCAGCCCTTCGATGCTCGACGTAATCGATAAGATCTACAAGATCAGAACAAGCGATGTCACAGTCTTGATAACCGGCGAGTCCGGGACCGGCAAAGAGCTGGTCGCAAGGCATATACACAATCAATCCGCCAGGCCGCGTGCGATTTTTCTCCCTTTCAACTGTACTGCCGCGCCCAAGGAGATCATAGACAGCCAGCTCTTCGGGCATAGACGTGGTGCGTTCACCGGGGCGACCACCAACTATCCTGGGATTATCAAAGCTGCGGACGGAGGGACCCTTTTCCTCGACGAGATTGGCGACTTGTTATTGGAGGTGCAGCCAAAGCTGATGCGTTTCCTTCAGGAAGGCGAGATTCAGCCCCTCGGGGAGACAAAACCGCTTCGAGTAGATGTAAGGATACTCGCGGCCACCAACACGGACCTGGAACGGGCCGTGGAGGACGGACGTTTCAGGGAGGACCTGTTCCACAGGCTTAACATCATCCGCATACACGTTCCGCCGCTTCGAGAGCGTCGTGAGGAGGTGCCGGTTTTGGCCGCCCATTTCCTCGAGCACTTTTCGTCTCGAGCGGGCAAGCAGCCCCTCACCATGACTCAGGAGGCAATCGACGCGCTCACCGAACATGACTGGCCAGGGAACGTGCGCCAACTAAGAAACGAAATAGAGAGGGTCGTGGCGTATGCGATGGATGGGGCGCGCATATCGACTGAAGACCTGTCGCCCGAAGTGATCCACCCGCGCAAGCAAGCTGGTTCCGACCGGTCACGATGGGGCGCCGAGCGGACTCCATCCGTAGTTGGCAACAATAGGCAAGGCCGGGGAACTAATGGTAGCGGGCTTAGGGATCAGCCAGCTGAAGGCACCCGGTTAAAACTTAAGCAAGCGACAGCGGTGCTCGAGCGCCAACTTATCCAAGAAGCGTTGGTCCGCAACAGAAACAATCTCTCTCGCACCGCCATCGACCTCGGGCTGTCGCGGAGAGGGCTGCGGCTTAAGCTTGCACAGCTCGGAATTCAAAAGGAGGTTCCGGCTTAG